The genomic stretch GAGACATAACGTAAATAAAGTAGCGGTTTCAGGGGTGATCCACAAGTCAATATGAGCGACTCAAGGAAGGAGTCTGCACGTTGGGGAAGCCCCGACCAGGCACTTCCCCAACAAACACCACCCCTGTGGCGACGGTTCAGCGCACTTTAGAGAGGAACTTCTGGGTGAGCGGGTTTTGCGGATCGGTAATCACCTGCCTGGCTTCACCGATCTCTGCAATCACGCCTTCATGGAAATACGCCACGCGATCCGAGACATCCCGCGCGAACCCCATTTCATGCGTAACGCAGATCATGGTCATGCCCTCTTCCGCCAATAAGCGCAGGGTGTCCAGAACCTCGCCGACCAGTTCGGGGTCAAGCGCGGAGGTCACCTCATCAAGCAGCATGTAGTCCGGTTTCATGGCCAGGGCACGGGCAATCGCCAGGCGCTGCTGTTGGCCGCCGGACATTTTGGTGGGGTAGACGTCCAGCTTGTCACCCAGGCCAACATGCTCCAGTTCCTTTTTGGCGATTTCAATCGCCTCTTCCTTGCTCATTTTCTTGACGATTCTGGGAGCAAGCGCCGCGTTCTCCAGCACAGTCATGTGAGGGAAGGAGTTCCATTGCTGGAACACCATGCCAAGTTTCTGGCGCAGCTTGTCCTTGTTGGTCGCTTTGGCGTGGACATCCACATCATCGACAAGAATCTTGCCCTTGTTGATCGTCTCGATGGCGTTGATGCAGTACAGCAGGGTCGACTTGCCGCTGCCGGAACCGCCGATGACGCTTACCACTTCGCCTTTCTTTACATCCAGGCTGACGCCTTTCAGCACTTCAAGATCTCCGAAGGATTTATGGACATTCTGGACACTGATCATATTGCCATTTTCCTCTCAACATACCGGCCGTAGTAGGACAGCGGGTACGAAATAATGAAGTAAAAGATACCGACACCTATCAGGATCTCGAGCGGTTGCTGGGTTCGTGAGATAAGTTGCTCTGACGTGCGCAGCAATTCCATGTAACCAATAACGGATACCAGCGCCGAATCCTTGATAACGCTGAGGGAAACGCCAAGCCAGGAGGGGAACACGGCACGCAGACCGATCGGGAACCGAATGTGATAGATGGTTTGCCAGTGCGTCATTCCCAGCGAACGCGCGGCAACCTGCATCGATGGGCTGACGCTCTCAAACCCACCCCGGAACACCTCGCTCATGAAGGCCATGGTGTACAGCGAAAGCACGATAGCGCCAGCGACAAACGGGTCCATCGGATTCCCCATTGCGCCCACAAAGGTGGAAAACAGTATCAGTTGAATAATCAGGGGGACACTTCGGAGGATGTCCAGCACGCTGCCGAACAATACGTTAGCCACCTTTTTACTCTCCGCCCGGGCAAAGCCGACGACCAAACCCAGGAGTGTACCTACCACGATAGCGACAACGGATATGGTGATGGTGTTCCAGACACCCGTCAGGATAAAACCGGTGTCGCTCCAGGACAGGGGCGTAAACAGTGAGTTCATCAGATTTCCCCCTTGAACAGTCTGCGGGAG from Marinobacter subterrani encodes the following:
- a CDS encoding amino acid ABC transporter ATP-binding protein is translated as MISVQNVHKSFGDLEVLKGVSLDVKKGEVVSVIGGSGSGKSTLLYCINAIETINKGKILVDDVDVHAKATNKDKLRQKLGMVFQQWNSFPHMTVLENAALAPRIVKKMSKEEAIEIAKKELEHVGLGDKLDVYPTKMSGGQQQRLAIARALAMKPDYMLLDEVTSALDPELVGEVLDTLRLLAEEGMTMICVTHEMGFARDVSDRVAYFHEGVIAEIGEARQVITDPQNPLTQKFLSKVR
- a CDS encoding amino acid ABC transporter permease encodes the protein MNSLFTPLSWSDTGFILTGVWNTITISVVAIVVGTLLGLVVGFARAESKKVANVLFGSVLDILRSVPLIIQLILFSTFVGAMGNPMDPFVAGAIVLSLYTMAFMSEVFRGGFESVSPSMQVAARSLGMTHWQTIYHIRFPIGLRAVFPSWLGVSLSVIKDSALVSVIGYMELLRTSEQLISRTQQPLEILIGVGIFYFIISYPLSYYGRYVERKMAI